From Leptotrichia sp. oral taxon 215 str. W9775, a single genomic window includes:
- the kdsA gene encoding 3-deoxy-8-phosphooctulonate synthase, producing the protein MLIDKVKEVKITENITVGNGKIFLIGGPCVIESEDLVMTVAEKMKEITDKLNIQYIFKASFDKANRSSISSFRGPGLEKGLEILSRVKEKYGVALATDIHEPWHCKEAAKVIDILQIPAFLSRQTDLLIAAGETGKAVNIKKGQFLAPWDMKNVVKKFEEIGNPNIMLCERGASFGYNNLVVDMRGLLEMRKFGYPVVFDATHSVQIPGGQGETSGGNRAYVYPLARAAVSVGVDGIFAEVHPEPEKGLSDGPNMLRLDDVEEILKKLIAYDKLTKEY; encoded by the coding sequence ATGCTTATAGACAAAGTAAAAGAAGTTAAAATCACTGAAAATATAACTGTTGGAAATGGGAAAATCTTTTTAATAGGAGGACCTTGTGTTATTGAATCTGAAGATTTAGTAATGACAGTTGCAGAAAAAATGAAGGAAATAACAGATAAACTGAATATTCAGTATATATTTAAGGCATCCTTTGATAAGGCAAACAGATCTTCAATCAGTTCTTTTAGGGGACCTGGTCTTGAAAAGGGACTTGAAATACTTTCTAGAGTAAAAGAGAAATATGGAGTAGCACTTGCCACTGATATTCACGAACCATGGCACTGTAAGGAAGCCGCAAAAGTAATAGATATTTTGCAGATACCTGCGTTTCTTTCAAGACAGACAGATTTACTTATAGCTGCAGGAGAAACAGGAAAAGCTGTAAACATTAAAAAAGGTCAATTTTTAGCACCTTGGGATATGAAAAATGTTGTGAAGAAATTTGAAGAAATAGGAAATCCTAATATAATGCTGTGTGAACGTGGAGCAAGTTTCGGATATAACAATCTTGTAGTAGATATGAGAGGATTACTTGAAATGAGAAAATTCGGATATCCTGTTGTCTTTGATGCAACACATTCAGTACAGATACCTGGTGGTCAAGGAGAAACTTCAGGAGGAAACAGAGCATATGTTTACCCTCTTGCAAGAGCTGCAGTGTCAGTTGGAGTCGACGGTATTTTTGCTGAAGTTCATCCGGAACCTGAAAAAGGACTTTCAGACGGTCCGAATATGTTGAGACTTGATGATGTTGAAGAAATATTGAAAAAATTGATAGCATATGATAAATTAACAAAAGAATATTAA